One stretch of Kiritimatiellaceae bacterium DNA includes these proteins:
- the hemB gene encoding porphobilinogen synthase: MSRFPETRLRRLRRTESLRRMLGQPLPGPEKFVWPVFLREGKKVDEPISAMPGQSRMSVDVLLKKLEPVAESGVGGVLLFGLPDPAKKDASGSEAFNEKGAVQRAIPAIKKAFPQLTVFTDVCLCAYTDHGHCGPLNKAGEVDNDAALTMLQKVALSHAAAGADCVAPSAMMDGQVLAIREALDEEELTDTLIMSYSSKFASSMYGPFREAEQSAPGKGDRQGYQAPYNDLRQALRESEFDEDEGADILMVKPALFYLDVIQQVRESTDLPVAAYNVSGEYSMLIAQAERGWGDLRAMVRESTAAMQRAGTDIFISYWANQYDRFFK, from the coding sequence ATGAGCAGATTTCCTGAAACCCGACTGCGGAGGTTGCGCCGCACGGAATCGTTGCGCCGGATGCTGGGACAGCCGTTGCCCGGGCCGGAAAAATTTGTCTGGCCGGTGTTCCTTCGCGAAGGCAAAAAAGTGGATGAGCCGATTTCCGCCATGCCGGGCCAGTCCCGCATGAGCGTCGATGTGCTGCTTAAAAAACTGGAACCGGTGGCAGAAAGCGGCGTCGGCGGCGTGCTTCTTTTCGGACTGCCTGATCCGGCGAAAAAAGATGCGAGCGGCTCAGAGGCCTTCAATGAAAAGGGCGCGGTTCAGCGGGCGATTCCGGCAATCAAAAAAGCGTTTCCGCAACTGACGGTTTTCACCGATGTCTGCCTGTGCGCTTATACCGATCATGGACATTGCGGTCCGCTGAATAAAGCCGGCGAAGTCGATAACGATGCTGCGCTGACAATGCTGCAAAAGGTGGCGCTTTCGCACGCCGCCGCCGGTGCCGACTGCGTCGCGCCGAGCGCGATGATGGATGGACAGGTTTTGGCGATTCGCGAAGCGCTCGACGAAGAGGAGCTGACCGACACGCTGATTATGAGTTATTCCAGCAAGTTCGCTTCATCCATGTACGGCCCGTTCCGCGAAGCGGAGCAGTCGGCTCCCGGCAAAGGCGACCGGCAGGGCTATCAGGCGCCGTACAACGATTTGCGGCAGGCACTGCGCGAATCGGAGTTTGATGAAGACGAAGGCGCGGATATTCTGATGGTCAAACCGGCACTCTTTTATCTCGATGTGATCCAACAGGTGCGCGAATCAACCGACCTGCCGGTGGCGGCCTACAACGTCAGCGGCGAATATTCTATGCTGATTGCTCAGGCCGAACGCGGCTGGGGCGATTTGCGCGCCATGGTGCGCGAAAGCACGGCGGCCATGCAGCGCGCCGGAACCGATATTTTCATCTCTTACTGGGCCAATCAATATGACCGCTTTTTCAAATGA
- the hemL gene encoding glutamate-1-semialdehyde 2,1-aminomutase has translation MTAFSNEELFERAERVIPGGVNSPVRSFRSVGGTPIFIERGAGSKLYTSDGRELIDFCMSWGALLFGHADPEIVEAVQKAAVDGTGFGAATRREVLFAEKLCSMISYVEQVRCVSSGTEAVMTAIRLARGATGRDKILKFDGCYHGHSDSMLVSAGSGLLTGGLSSSAGVPAAVADDTLVAPYNDVAAVEEIMKHSGDRIAAIIVEPVAANMGLVLPEPGFLEALRELTGRYGALLIFDEVITGFRFGPTTYGALCGVEPDLTCLGKIIGGGLPLAALGGRRKLMEQLAPLGPVYQAGTLSGNPLAVVAGLTTLEKIGRDNPFPKFGNRDEGVASTFPRFGNISVQAKGSAFTVFFRNGLPRNLAEAKECDTKRYAAFFHGMLERGIYLPPAQFETAFISATHTDADIAALVASATEVLSHGA, from the coding sequence ATGACCGCTTTTTCAAATGAAGAACTTTTTGAACGCGCGGAACGGGTAATCCCCGGCGGGGTGAACAGTCCGGTGCGCAGTTTCCGCTCGGTCGGCGGAACGCCGATTTTTATCGAGCGCGGCGCGGGATCAAAACTTTACACCTCCGACGGGCGCGAGCTGATTGATTTTTGTATGTCGTGGGGCGCGCTACTGTTCGGTCACGCCGATCCGGAAATTGTCGAAGCCGTTCAGAAAGCTGCGGTGGACGGTACCGGCTTCGGTGCGGCGACCCGGCGGGAAGTTTTGTTTGCCGAAAAACTTTGTTCGATGATTTCGTATGTGGAACAGGTGCGTTGTGTCAGCTCCGGCACGGAAGCGGTGATGACGGCGATCCGCCTAGCTCGCGGCGCAACGGGGCGGGATAAAATTCTGAAGTTCGACGGCTGTTATCACGGTCATTCCGATTCAATGCTTGTTTCTGCCGGAAGCGGGCTGCTGACCGGTGGACTGAGTTCCTCCGCTGGCGTTCCGGCGGCGGTGGCGGACGATACGCTGGTCGCACCGTACAATGACGTCGCGGCGGTGGAAGAAATTATGAAGCATTCCGGCGACCGGATCGCCGCGATTATCGTCGAGCCGGTGGCCGCCAACATGGGCTTGGTTTTGCCGGAGCCGGGATTTCTCGAAGCGCTGCGCGAGCTGACGGGCCGCTACGGCGCGTTATTGATTTTTGACGAAGTGATTACCGGCTTCCGGTTCGGGCCGACGACCTACGGCGCGCTGTGCGGAGTGGAACCTGATTTGACCTGTCTCGGAAAAATCATCGGCGGCGGATTGCCGCTGGCCGCGCTCGGCGGACGGCGGAAACTTATGGAACAGCTCGCGCCGCTCGGCCCGGTCTATCAGGCCGGAACGCTCAGTGGCAATCCGCTGGCCGTCGTCGCTGGGCTGACAACGTTAGAGAAAATCGGGCGAGATAATCCGTTTCCGAAGTTTGGAAACCGCGACGAGGGCGTCGCGTCTACGTTTCCAAGATTTGGAAATATCAGCGTTCAGGCAAAGGGAAGTGCCTTTACGGTTTTCTTCCGGAATGGATTGCCGCGGAATCTGGCGGAGGCGAAAGAGTGTGACACAAAGCGGTATGCCGCGTTTTTTCACGGAATGCTGGAACGCGGGATCTATCTGCCACCCGCGCAGTTTGAAACGGCTTTTATTTCTGCGACTCACACCGATGCCGATATCGCCGCGCTGGTTGCCTCGGCTACCGAGGTGCTGAGTCATGGCGCTTGA
- a CDS encoding WecB/TagA/CpsF family glycosyltransferase → MQKTFSPVPLVLFGVPFHNVTFEEAIQWTVDRVRSGRPGYIATANLDFIVQAQHDTELRNILREADLVIADGFPPVKLAPFFGPPLKDRVTGSDITPMLAERAAKEGISIYGLGAAEGVAMKAMAVLKGRYPNLKIAGAWSPQYAPLDKMDHAEILRRLAEARPDILFTAFGAPKQDKFNHMHVKHWNVPVAIGVGGTLDFIAGVQTRAPVWVQKMQCEWLWRWGTDPKRLTKRYITNIGFMFRAIGLTLELRLGRNVPAKVDSSAPPLGAVYHKFQCLEDLPDDLSGKVIIDLRGIEWLNSQEIGALLELSKRVEKVVLLHAGSKIRKLFEFSKLTDRLPLAGTCAEALTLFR, encoded by the coding sequence ATGCAAAAAACCTTCAGCCCGGTTCCGCTGGTACTTTTCGGAGTGCCGTTTCATAACGTGACATTCGAAGAGGCGATTCAGTGGACGGTTGACCGCGTTCGTTCCGGCAGGCCCGGCTATATCGCTACCGCCAATCTCGACTTTATTGTTCAGGCTCAGCACGACACCGAACTGCGCAACATATTGCGTGAAGCCGACCTTGTCATTGCCGACGGGTTTCCGCCGGTGAAGCTGGCGCCGTTTTTCGGTCCACCGCTTAAGGATCGCGTGACCGGCAGTGACATTACGCCGATGCTCGCCGAACGCGCCGCGAAGGAAGGAATTTCCATCTACGGTCTCGGTGCCGCCGAAGGCGTCGCCATGAAGGCGATGGCGGTGCTGAAAGGGCGGTATCCAAACCTGAAGATAGCCGGAGCGTGGTCGCCGCAGTACGCGCCGCTCGACAAAATGGATCACGCCGAAATCCTGCGCCGTCTGGCCGAGGCAAGGCCGGACATTCTGTTTACCGCCTTTGGTGCGCCGAAGCAGGACAAGTTTAACCACATGCATGTGAAGCACTGGAACGTTCCGGTGGCGATCGGCGTTGGCGGCACACTCGACTTTATAGCCGGTGTGCAGACCCGCGCGCCGGTTTGGGTTCAGAAGATGCAGTGCGAATGGCTTTGGCGGTGGGGCACTGATCCGAAACGGCTGACCAAACGCTACATTACGAATATCGGTTTTATGTTCCGCGCAATCGGACTGACGCTGGAACTGCGGCTGGGCCGGAACGTTCCGGCGAAGGTCGATTCGTCGGCTCCGCCGCTCGGAGCCGTGTATCATAAGTTCCAATGTTTGGAAGATTTGCCCGACGACTTATCCGGCAAAGTGATCATCGATCTGCGCGGTATCGAATGGCTCAACAGTCAGGAAATCGGCGCGTTGCTCGAACTCAGTAAGCGGGTTGAAAAAGTTGTTTTACTCCACGCCGGTTCAAAAATTCGGAAGCTGTTTGAATTCTCTAAACTCACCGACCGCCTCCCGCTCGCTGGAACCTGTGCTGAGGCACTTACTCTGTTTCGTTAG
- a CDS encoding nucleoside deaminase, whose protein sequence is MNEDFSADVIYMRMALREAERAAEAGEVPCGAIIVKDGQILGKAHNQTELLKDPTAHAEILAITQAAAALENWRLTDAVLYVTKEPCPMCAGAIVLARLKKVVWAVDDPKRGGARSKFEILDHADLNHRVEIQTGVLEAECKSLLQGFFRERRAEKKESL, encoded by the coding sequence ATGAACGAAGATTTTTCAGCCGATGTGATCTACATGCGGATGGCACTGCGCGAAGCGGAGCGCGCCGCCGAGGCGGGCGAAGTGCCCTGCGGCGCCATCATCGTCAAAGACGGACAAATCCTCGGCAAAGCGCACAACCAAACCGAACTGCTCAAAGATCCGACCGCCCACGCCGAAATCCTCGCCATTACGCAGGCCGCCGCCGCGCTCGAAAACTGGCGACTGACCGATGCCGTCCTATACGTCACCAAAGAACCCTGCCCGATGTGCGCCGGTGCTATCGTTCTCGCCCGGCTCAAAAAAGTCGTCTGGGCCGTTGACGATCCGAAGCGCGGCGGCGCCCGCTCCAAGTTTGAAATTCTCGACCACGCCGACCTCAACCACCGCGTCGAAATCCAAACCGGCGTCCTTGAAGCTGAATGTAAATCTCTTCTTCAGGGGTTTTTCCGCGAACGGCGCGCCGAGAAAAAAGAATCCCTCTAA
- a CDS encoding DUF202 domain-containing protein — MSDKPYSKFESDDLILRDELAIDRTLLANERTLLAYLRSAVALIIAGTSIMHFADQSWFWAVGIACIPTGIVTGIIGVMRYRKMNRAIAFVRHTKKSGDANN; from the coding sequence ATGAGTGATAAACCGTATTCGAAATTTGAAAGCGACGACCTGATCCTGCGGGATGAACTGGCCATTGACCGGACGCTGCTGGCAAACGAGCGGACACTTCTGGCTTATCTGCGTTCCGCCGTCGCCCTGATTATCGCCGGAACATCCATCATGCACTTCGCCGATCAAAGTTGGTTCTGGGCTGTCGGAATCGCCTGCATCCCGACCGGCATCGTCACCGGCATCATTGGCGTGATGCGCTACCGGAAAATGAACCGTGCCATCGCCTTCGTCCGACACACAAAAAAATCCGGCGACGCAAACAACTGA
- the sulP gene encoding sulfate permease, which yields MLKKIFPFLKWPVSKETVRADFIAGLTVALVLIPQSMAYANLAGLPPYVGLYAAFLPAIVGALWGSSNYLQTGPVAMVSLLTATALATFGAISPEEYFRLAGLLAFIVGIIWLIIAAGRLTFVVNFLSRPVIEGFIHAGAIIIAASQLSKISGISMPGSGHFFSNLWKYEVLELNHAHIPTLIIGVGSLALLLGLKKLWPKVPAALTVMILTSLAVYFFKLNELAKPVSVVGLIPSGCPRFTLISPDWETVKKLLPGAAVIAFVGFMEMCSVANALAAKNKQKLSICQETVGQGLASLTSAFTGGYPVSGSFSRSALSDASGAKTGLSAVFAGLFVLLFLMFFTKLIFFLPQAALAAVIIAAVLNLLHFKKFAHYFKVSRTDGAAGVATFVATLSMAPDMDKGIIFGAGLSIIMYLYRTMKPNVAVLGRHEDGTYRDAQKHNLTVDPIMPSVRFDGRLYFANTTYFEEHIFRLREEYPGAKFIAVDCQGINAIDASGEEMLGNIVSRLRNSGIQLFFSGVKAPVRRVLDRSGLTKEIGEQNFFHKLDAARASIERSPVK from the coding sequence ATGCTGAAAAAAATATTCCCGTTCCTTAAGTGGCCCGTTTCCAAAGAGACCGTCCGCGCAGATTTTATCGCCGGGCTGACCGTTGCGCTGGTGCTCATTCCCCAATCCATGGCCTACGCCAATCTGGCCGGACTTCCGCCCTATGTCGGTCTGTACGCAGCCTTTCTGCCGGCCATCGTCGGCGCTCTGTGGGGATCATCCAATTATCTCCAGACCGGCCCGGTCGCAATGGTTTCACTGCTGACCGCCACAGCGCTGGCAACCTTCGGCGCAATCAGTCCGGAAGAATATTTCCGGCTGGCCGGACTGCTGGCCTTCATCGTCGGAATCATCTGGCTGATTATCGCCGCCGGACGCCTTACGTTCGTCGTAAACTTTCTCTCCCGTCCGGTGATCGAAGGCTTCATTCACGCCGGAGCCATCATTATTGCGGCCTCACAGCTAAGTAAAATATCCGGCATCAGCATGCCGGGCAGCGGCCATTTTTTTTCCAACCTCTGGAAATACGAAGTTTTAGAGCTCAACCACGCACACATTCCCACGCTGATCATCGGCGTCGGCTCACTGGCTCTTCTGCTCGGCCTGAAAAAGCTTTGGCCGAAAGTACCCGCCGCATTAACCGTCATGATCCTCACCAGTCTGGCCGTCTATTTTTTCAAACTGAATGAACTCGCGAAGCCGGTCAGCGTAGTCGGCTTAATTCCGTCCGGATGTCCGCGTTTCACGCTGATCAGTCCCGATTGGGAAACCGTCAAAAAACTGCTCCCCGGTGCGGCGGTAATCGCCTTTGTCGGCTTCATGGAAATGTGCTCGGTCGCCAACGCGCTGGCCGCTAAAAACAAACAGAAGCTGAGCATTTGTCAGGAAACAGTCGGCCAGGGACTGGCTTCGCTTACATCGGCATTCACCGGCGGCTACCCGGTCAGCGGTTCTTTTTCCCGCTCTGCCCTGAGCGATGCCTCCGGCGCAAAAACCGGCCTGAGCGCTGTGTTTGCCGGACTGTTCGTGCTGCTGTTTTTGATGTTCTTCACCAAGCTGATCTTCTTCCTGCCGCAGGCCGCGCTGGCCGCCGTCATTATTGCCGCCGTACTTAACCTGCTCCATTTCAAAAAATTCGCTCACTATTTCAAAGTCAGCCGAACCGACGGTGCAGCTGGCGTTGCAACCTTTGTTGCAACACTCTCAATGGCTCCCGACATGGACAAAGGGATTATTTTCGGTGCCGGACTTTCAATCATAATGTATCTGTACCGCACCATGAAACCGAACGTCGCCGTACTGGGCCGCCACGAGGACGGAACCTACCGCGACGCCCAGAAGCACAACCTGACCGTCGATCCGATCATGCCGTCGGTGCGTTTTGACGGACGGCTTTATTTTGCCAACACGACTTATTTCGAGGAACATATCTTCCGTCTCCGCGAAGAATATCCTGGCGCAAAATTTATCGCGGTGGACTGTCAGGGAATCAATGCCATTGACGCTTCGGGCGAGGAAATGCTCGGCAACATCGTTTCACGGTTGCGCAACAGCGGCATTCAGTTGTTTTTTTCCGGCGTCAAAGCGCCGGTACGAAGAGTTCTGGATCGTTCCGGCCTGACGAAAGAAATCGGCGAGCAGAATTTTTTTCACAAGCTCGATGCCGCGCGCGCCAGTATTGAAAGGAGCCCTGTTAAATGA